In a single window of the Coleofasciculus sp. FACHB-T130 genome:
- a CDS encoding LysR family transcriptional regulator, protein MNPPHSVKLRIFLHVARHRGIQRRQLLGRGYSRLNHHLAGLESQGLVRVLQKGTKGGANRYELTPQGRSLLDLLRSQKLSGVAQ, encoded by the coding sequence ATGAATCCACCCCACTCGGTCAAGCTCAGAATTTTCCTCCACGTCGCCCGCCACAGAGGCATCCAACGCCGCCAGTTATTAGGGCGAGGTTATTCCCGCCTCAACCATCACCTCGCGGGATTGGAAAGCCAGGGACTCGTCCGAGTGCTGCAAAAAGGCACCAAGGGCGGTGCCAACCGATACGAACTGACTCCCCAAGGGCGATCGCTCCTCGACTTACTGCGCTCCCAAAAACTTTCGGGAGTCGCGCAATGA
- a CDS encoding RelA/SpoT domain-containing protein, whose product MDYDDKILASADLDDDAMAWTELQYSKTEVGKAGDTLINPSSTKEECSQALLILNNWRASHAFPLNSLQGSLRYRCNLITPEALVSQRLKRVSSITNKLSRFSGMKLNRMQDIGGCRAVMPTVENVYQLQRLMVDKATTVNGKLIKIVKSNLIKEYDYIKNPKPSGYRGIHLIYKYQSKRRESFNGHVVEIQMRSLIQHAWATSVEIAGAFLGDALKSGQGSEEWLKFFGLISILFSQFEECTPEEISTTEIENIRQETIYLANKLSVSEKLKAFSVATKYGNEHGEAGYFLLVLNVDEKTISINYYNSENLENANNEYLELEEKYKNTNINIVLVATESMWSLRKAFPNYFADSELFLETLNKVLYQ is encoded by the coding sequence ATGGATTATGACGATAAAATTTTAGCCAGTGCAGATTTAGATGATGACGCAATGGCTTGGACGGAACTTCAATACTCAAAAACCGAAGTCGGTAAAGCTGGAGACACTTTAATCAATCCTTCATCAACAAAGGAAGAATGCTCTCAAGCACTACTTATCCTTAACAACTGGAGAGCTTCTCATGCTTTCCCGTTAAACAGTTTACAAGGATCGTTAAGATACCGCTGCAACCTAATAACACCAGAGGCATTAGTTAGTCAAAGACTAAAACGAGTATCCTCAATTACAAACAAACTGTCTCGCTTTTCCGGCATGAAACTTAACAGAATGCAGGACATAGGAGGATGTAGAGCAGTAATGCCTACGGTAGAAAATGTATATCAACTCCAAAGATTAATGGTTGACAAAGCCACAACAGTTAATGGAAAACTTATAAAAATAGTTAAGAGCAACCTTATAAAAGAATATGATTATATTAAAAACCCTAAACCATCGGGCTACAGAGGAATACATTTAATTTATAAATATCAAAGCAAAAGAAGAGAAAGTTTTAACGGGCATGTAGTTGAAATTCAAATGAGATCCTTGATCCAACATGCCTGGGCTACAAGCGTTGAAATTGCAGGAGCTTTCCTCGGAGATGCTCTAAAATCAGGTCAAGGCTCCGAAGAATGGCTAAAATTTTTTGGACTAATCAGTATACTATTTTCACAATTTGAAGAGTGTACGCCAGAAGAAATTAGCACGACCGAAATAGAAAACATCCGGCAAGAAACTATTTATCTTGCAAATAAGTTATCTGTTTCGGAAAAACTTAAAGCATTTTCAGTGGCTACAAAGTATGGAAATGAACACGGAGAAGCAGGATACTTTCTTCTCGTTCTTAATGTTGATGAAAAAACAATCTCAATAAACTATTACAACAGTGAAAACTTAGAGAATGCAAACAATGAATATCTTGAACTAGAAGAAAAATACAAAAATACTAATATCAATATTGTGCTTGTCGCAACAGAGTCTATGTGGAGCCTTAGAAAAGCATTCCCTAACTACTTTGCAGACTCAGAGCTTTTCTTAGAAACCCTCAATAAAGTTTTATACCAATAA